From the genome of Ignavibacteriales bacterium, one region includes:
- a CDS encoding DinB family protein codes for MTRAKKLSDELYNSIFGDPWYGSSATDILREISIEQAFRKPIPSAHSIIELTLHITAWTEEILSRFNGNKPSEPQIGDWPTPENYTEKYWVTVKQNLFDATNKLISVLKKFPEEQLDTIIGGERNVSLGTGFSLEGLILGLVEHNSYHLGQISLLKKFF; via the coding sequence TTGACTCGAGCAAAGAAGCTATCAGATGAATTGTACAATTCGATTTTTGGAGACCCTTGGTACGGCTCTTCTGCAACTGATATTTTGAGAGAGATTTCCATCGAGCAAGCATTTAGAAAACCAATTCCATCTGCACATAGTATAATCGAATTAACACTTCACATAACCGCGTGGACTGAAGAGATTCTCAGCCGTTTCAATGGAAACAAGCCTTCAGAGCCTCAAATTGGCGATTGGCCAACTCCAGAAAATTACACTGAAAAATATTGGGTCACGGTAAAACAAAACTTATTTGATGCAACAAATAAATTGATTTCCGTTCTCAAAAAATTTCCCGAAGAACAACTGGACACCATTATAGGTGGTGAAAGAAACGTTTCATTGGGCACCGGCTTTTCCCTTGAAGGATTAATCTTGGGGCTTGTTGAGCATAATTCATATCACTTGGGGCAAATTTCTTTACTAAAAAAATTCTTTTGA